Sequence from the Ancalomicrobiaceae bacterium S20 genome:
CGCCGGATCGCGCTCGATCGTCAAGGTGCCGCCCGCGCGCAAGGTCGCCCAGGCCATGAACAGGAGGTAGCCGACGCCGGCGATCTTCAGCACCTCGAAGGCGACGGCGCTCGCGTGCAGCAGCGCCGCGGCGCCGGTCAACGCGGCAACGAGATGCGGCACGATGCCGAGCGTGCAGCCGAAGGCGGCGATGATGCTCGCGCGCGGTCCGCGCGAGAGCCCGGCGGCGAGCGTGTAGAGCACGCCGGTGCCGGGCGAGGCGACGACGATCAGGGCGGTGATCAGGAAATCCGGCGAGAGGGCGAAGGACGACAGGGGCAGCGGCATGGGGCAGGCTCCGACAGGCGAAAAGCCCCTCCGGTCTCCCATTGTCGGCCCTCACGGTCTTGAAGGCGATTGCAGCCGGCGCGGTGGGGCGTCCAGGCCTCACGATCGGACGATCAGCCGAGCGCGGCGCGGAACCGGCCCGGCGTCAGCCCGTATTGCCGACGAAATGCGCGTGTCAGATGCGCCTGATCGGCGAAGCCGGCCTCGTAGGCGATGTCGGCGAGCGGCCGGCCGAGGGTCACCAGCCGACGGGCGAGCGCGACGCGGCGCTGCAGCAGATAGGCGTGCGGCGTGGCACCGACTTCGCGGGCAAAGCCGCGCAGCAGCTGGAAGCGGCTGACGCCCGCCTCCGCCGCGAGATCGGCCAGCGTGACCGGCTCGGCGGGGGCCGCGTCGATGCGGTGGCGGGCGCGCACGATCCAAGGGGTGGCGCCGCCGCGCTCGAAGGGGTCGCGGCTCATATGACGACGGCCGACCAGCGAGAGGACGGCGATCAGCGCCTCCTCCAATGCCATCGGATCGGCGTCGCGGTCCTGCCCGAGCGCATGGGCGCGATCGAACCGGGCGGCAAGCGCCGCATCGCCGATCACCGGCCGGGTGATCCGAAGCTCGGCCGCCCCTCACCGGCGAGCGCGGCGAGGCGTTCAGGGACGACGTGAAGCATGCGCCAGCGGCGAGGCGCGGCGCCGATCGGGCGGCCGTCGTGCATCTCGCCCGGATTGACGGTGATCAGGTCGCCGGCGGTCGCATCGACCAGCCCGGCGTCGCTCCACGAGCGATGTCCGCCGGTATCGATGCGGCCAATGCCGAACTCGTCGTGGGAATGGCGCGGAAAGCCGTCGTCGGAGATCAGGCGCGACACGACCACGCCGGCGAGCGGGGTCGGACGCACTTCGGCCTCGTGAATGCGGCGCATGGCCATCCGTGGATCTCCACCCGGGCGGGTGACCGATTTCACACCCGCTCGAACCGTCCCGTCCAGCCGACCAGATAGCCGGCCTCGTCGAGCGCGATCTCTTCCTCGCCGGTCTCGCCGACGATGCGGTAGAGCCGGCCGGGCTCGACCGCGGTGATCTTCAGCGTGTCGCGGCGGATCTCGAGGCTCGGCACGGCCACGCGCACGACGTCGACGGCCTTCTCGGCGCCAGCCTTCCAGGCGGCGCGGCGGACCATCGAGGTCAGCCAGATCGCCGAGCCGTCGAGCATCAGATCGAAGACGCCGTCGAATTCCTTGCGCGCCTTGCCCTCGCTGTCGGTCCAGCCGCCCATGCCGTCGTGGCGCAGCGCCACGGTCGGGCCGGCGAGGCGCGTCAGGTGCAGGCCGCGAAAGCCCGCCCATTCCGGCTCGGCGGTGATGCGGGTTCTGAGGCCGTAGCCCTCGGTGCCGGTGCCGGCGATCGTCACGCCTTCGGCCGTGACCCCCGCGGCGGTCGCCTTGACCGCGACATGCTCGAGCCCGCCGTCGGCGAGCGAGCGCCAGCGCCAATTCGCGATCGCGTCGGACAAGCGGAACTCCGGGTTACGCAGGAGGGGAAAAGGCGGGAGGGGTCAAAGGGATGGTGCAAGGGGGGTCGTGTATTGGCGCGACCGGCCGATCATGGCGGGCGCCGATCCATTCGCAGCCTGCCCAGGGATTCAACCTGGGCGGGGCTCGGCTTGCGCGGACGAGCAAGGCTCCTGAACGCACATCCTTCGAATGCGCCTTCCAGGCCAAGCCGCGTCCGTGACAACGTCCTTCGGTGGCAACGTCTTCGGTGGCGACATCTTTCAAACCGGCCGTTCCGGCCCAGCCAGCCCGGCGATGTGCGCGATAGACAGCACTCGCCGGCTTCCTGCCGGGCCCGTCGACCGGTCGGATCCGCGCGGACCTGAAGCGATCCGCGCGGCGCAAGGCGATCGGCAGCCACGCGTCAGCGCGGCGCCATCACCATGACCATCTGACGGCCTTCGAGGCGCGGCTCGGACTCGACCTTGGCAAGGTCGGTCACGTCGGCGCGCCAGCGCTCGAGCAGATCGATGCCGAGATCCTGATGCGCCATCTCGCGGCCGCGGAAGCGCAGGGTGACCTTCACCTTGTCGCCTTCCTCGAAGAAGCGGCGAGCCTGCTTCATCTTGGTCTCGTAATCGTGGTCGTCGATGTTCGGACGGAGCTTGATCTCCTTGATCTCGACGATCTTCTGGTTCTTGCGCGCCTCGGCGGCCTTCTTCTGCGACTGGTACTTGAACCGACCGTAATCGAGGAGCTTGCACACGGGCGGAACCGACTGCGGCGCGATCTCCACGAGATCGAGGCCGGCTTCCTCCGCCTGGGCGAGCGCGTCGAAGAACGACACGACGCCGACGTTCTTGCCTTCATCGTCGATCAGCTGAACCTGGGGAACGCCACGGATCTCCCGGTTGACTCGCGGCCCTTCCTTGGGCGGCGGCGGTGCGCGAAACGGACGGCGAATGGTCTCTACTCCCGATATCCTGTGCCGGAGGGCGGACGTCACAATCGATCGCCGCCGCGGCGCCTGTTCCCGATCCGGATCCCGGCCGTGTCGGCGAGCGGCGGCCGCGGGAGCGCCGCGACGAGACCGGTCGACAGGGATCAGGTCCGAAACTTCTCGAAGACACCCAAAGCCCCGTACGCCGATGCGCCGAGGCCGAGTGCCGTCATCCCGCCATAAGGCGGGGGATTTCCTAGGATTTGCTCAATCGCCCGGAAAGTCAACGCCCGTTCGGCGAAACGGGTCGCCGGACCGGGCGAGAACCTTCAGTGGACGAGCTTCGAAGACCGGCCCGTGACCGCGAAGCGTCAGCGGCAGTTGCGATAGGGACGGCCGTAACGATCGTAATGAACCGGACCGCAGCGACGACGATGCGTGCCGTCGGCGATCGCGGCACCCGCGACCGCGCCGACCGCGCCGCCGACCAGCGCCGAACCGGCCGTGCCGCCCGCAACGCCACCGACCACCGCCCCGACGGCGCCTCCGACGACCGCGCCCTCCACGACACGGCGCTGACGCCGGCTTTCGGCGAAGGCATCGGTGGCAGGCAGGACGGTCATCGCCGAAATGGCAACAGCGAAGACGACTTTCAAGGCGGGGCGCAGGCGAGACATGCTGATCGTTCCTCCCGGGACGGCGGCCGGCGACATGCCGCGCCGCAAACGATCCTGCCGGGCTCCCGACGGCAGGATCGATACCCGATGCTAACAGAACACTGACGCGGGGCAACCGGCGACGGCCCGGCGTCGATGGGGCACCCAGCGCAGCCCTCGACGCGGCCATGGCGTCGCGCTTGAGCCGTCGCGCGTCGCGGTCTACCACGACCGCAAGCGAGACATCGGCAACAGGGAAGGACCGAGCATGACCGAAGACGGCATCGAACGGATCGTGGTCGGCACCGGCGACGAGGCCCGCGAGATCGCGGTGGCGCATCGCGGCGGCAAACATGGCAAAGGGCCCGGCCTCTTGTGGCTCGGCGGCTTCCGCTCCGACATGACCGGCAGCAAGGCGACCGCGCTCGACGGCTTCGGCGCCGCGCGAGGCCTGGCGGTGACGCGTTTCGACTATTCCGGCCACGGCGTCTCGGGCGGCAGCTTCGCCGACGGCACGATCTCGCGTTGGCTGGAGGAATCGCTGGCGGTGTTCGATCGCATGACGACCGGCGATCAGATCCTGATCGGCTCGTCGATGGGCGGCTGGATCGCGCTGCTCGCCGCGCGCGAGCACCTGCGCGCGGTCGGCCGCGACGCCTCGCGCATCCGCGGCCTCGTCCTGATCGCACCAGCGCCCGACTTCACCGAACTTCTGATGTGGAACGGTTTCTCCGACGAGATCCGCGCCCGTATCCTGGAGACCGGTTTCTATGCCGAGCCGTCGGCCTATTCCGACGAGCCCTATCTGATCACCCGCGCCCTGATCGAGGACGGCCGGCGGCATCTGATCATGGGCGGGCGGATCGAGACCGGCTGTCCGGTGCATATCCTGCAGGGCGTGCTCGATCCCGACGTGCCCTGGACGCATGCGACCGAACTCGTCACGCGACTGGCGACCGACGACGTCGTGCTGACGCTGATCAAGGACGGCGACCACCGGCTGTCGCGCGAACAGGACATCGAGCGCCTGCTGGCGGCGGTCGGCGAGATGGTCGAGCACGCGCACGAGCCGCGCTGATCGCGCCTTTGCGAAGCGTCTTCCCTTGCGCGACGGCTGGCGCAGGCCCGTTCGAGCCGCGATGATCGGTACCGAGCCGCAAGGCCGTAGATCGAGAGCCGGGGGGCCGGGAGACGTTCGCCATGTCGATATCGATGCGCACCGCCGTTTTCGCCGCCGTCCTCATCACCGCGCTGCCCGGCGCGTCGCGGGCGCAGACCGGCGCGCCGCCCGGCATGCCCGGCCCGGGCCAGGCGATCCAGTCGACGCAGAACCGCATGCTGCCGACGCTCGCGCTCCACGGTATGGTCGCGACCCAGGAGGCGACCGCGACCCGCGTCGGCGTCGACATCCTGAAGCGCGGCGGCAACGCGATCGACGCGGCGGTCGCCGTCGGCTTTGCGCTCGCGGTCACGCTGCCGCGCGCCGGCAGCATCGGCGGCGGCGGCTTCATGATGGTGCACAAGGCGGCCAAGGACGGCCGCCCGGCGGAAACGGTCGCGATCGACTATCGCGAGACCGCCCCGGCGCTCGCGACGCGCGACATGTTCCTCGGCCCCGACGGCAATCCGGACGATGCGAAGTCGCGCGACAGCGGGCTGGCGGTCGGCGTGCCGGGCACGGTCGCCGGGCTCGCCGAGGCGCACCGGCGCTTCGGTTCGGGCCAGTTCACGCTCGCCGAGCTGATCGCGCCGGCGATCGCGCTCGCCCGCGACGGCATTCCGGTCGAGGACGATCTCGCCGATTCGCTGCCGGCGGCGGCCTGGCTCGGCCGCCACGCCGCCTCGAAGGCGATCTTCTGGAGGGACGGCGCGGCGCTGAAACGCGGCGACCGGCTGGTGCAGACCGATCTCGCCGCGACGCTCGCCCGCATCGCCGAGGCCGGCCCGGACGGCTTCTACAAGGGCGCCGTCGCCGAGAAGATCGCCGCGGCGGTGCGCGGCGCCGGCGGCGTCATGACGGCGGAAGACCTCGCGAACTACCGGGTCGCGACCCGTACGCCGGTGCGCGGCACCTATCGCGGCTACGAGGTCGTCTCGATGCCGCCGCCCTCCTCCGGCGGCGTGCA
This genomic interval carries:
- the infC gene encoding translation initiation factor IF-3; the encoded protein is MRRPFRAPPPPKEGPRVNREIRGVPQVQLIDDEGKNVGVVSFFDALAQAEEAGLDLVEIAPQSVPPVCKLLDYGRFKYQSQKKAAEARKNQKIVEIKEIKLRPNIDDHDYETKMKQARRFFEEGDKVKVTLRFRGREMAHQDLGIDLLERWRADVTDLAKVESEPRLEGRQMVMVMAPR
- a CDS encoding glycine zipper domain-containing protein, which codes for MSPAAVPGGTISMSRLRPALKVVFAVAISAMTVLPATDAFAESRRQRRVVEGAVVGGAVGAVVGGVAGGTAGSALVGGAVGAVAGAAIADGTHRRRCGPVHYDRYGRPYRNCR
- a CDS encoding LysE family translocator; the protein is MPLPLSSFALSPDFLITALIVVASPGTGVLYTLAAGLSRGPRASIIAAFGCTLGIVPHLVAALTGAAALLHASAVAFEVLKIAGVGYLLFMAWATLRAGGTLTIERDPAPRPARAVIVSGILLNLLNPKLSIFFLAFLPQFVDAAEPAPLARMTALGLVFMALTFAVFVVYGVFAGAVRHLLVERPPVLKAMRIGFAAAFVALGAKLALAER
- a CDS encoding putative glycolipid-binding domain-containing protein, which codes for MSDAIANWRWRSLADGGLEHVAVKATAAGVTAEGVTIAGTGTEGYGLRTRITAEPEWAGFRGLHLTRLAGPTVALRHDGMGGWTDSEGKARKEFDGVFDLMLDGSAIWLTSMVRRAAWKAGAEKAVDVVRVAVPSLEIRRDTLKITAVEPGRLYRIVGETGEEEIALDEAGYLVGWTGRFERV
- the ggt gene encoding gamma-glutamyltransferase, whose product is MSISMRTAVFAAVLITALPGASRAQTGAPPGMPGPGQAIQSTQNRMLPTLALHGMVATQEATATRVGVDILKRGGNAIDAAVAVGFALAVTLPRAGSIGGGGFMMVHKAAKDGRPAETVAIDYRETAPALATRDMFLGPDGNPDDAKSRDSGLAVGVPGTVAGLAEAHRRFGSGQFTLAELIAPAIALARDGIPVEDDLADSLPAAAWLGRHAASKAIFWRDGAALKRGDRLVQTDLAATLARIAEAGPDGFYKGAVAEKIAAAVRGAGGVMTAEDLANYRVATRTPVRGTYRGYEVVSMPPPSSGGVHLIEILNILEGFDLAAAGAGSAEQIHLMAEAMKPAYADRATYLGDPDRVKVPVAGLTSKAYAAGLRAAIDRDHARPADAISAGKPLGAESDQTTHFSVVDAEGNAVANTYTLNFTYGVGLVAEGTGVLLNNEMDDFSAKPGATNAYGLVGGETNSVAPGARPLSSMTPTFLFKDGKLTLVTGSPGGSRIITTTLAVIVNVIDNGMSLAEAVAAPRAHHQWKPDVLLVETGLSPDTLKLLAARGHKVVVGASSGSANSIQVTPAGLLGAADPRQRGTLAAGY
- a CDS encoding AraC family transcriptional regulator, whose translation is MIGDAALAARFDRAHALGQDRDADPMALEEALIAVLSLVGRRHMSRDPFERGGATPWIVRARHRIDAAPAEPVTLADLAAEAGVSRFQLLRGFAREVGATPHAYLLQRRVALARRLVTLGRPLADIAYEAGFADQAHLTRAFRRQYGLTPGRFRAALG
- a CDS encoding AraC family ligand binding domain-containing protein, which encodes MAMRRIHEAEVRPTPLAGVVVSRLISDDGFPRHSHDEFGIGRIDTGGHRSWSDAGLVDATAGDLITVNPGEMHDGRPIGAAPRRWRMLHVVPERLAALAGEGRPSFGSPGR
- a CDS encoding alpha/beta hydrolase → MTEDGIERIVVGTGDEAREIAVAHRGGKHGKGPGLLWLGGFRSDMTGSKATALDGFGAARGLAVTRFDYSGHGVSGGSFADGTISRWLEESLAVFDRMTTGDQILIGSSMGGWIALLAAREHLRAVGRDASRIRGLVLIAPAPDFTELLMWNGFSDEIRARILETGFYAEPSAYSDEPYLITRALIEDGRRHLIMGGRIETGCPVHILQGVLDPDVPWTHATELVTRLATDDVVLTLIKDGDHRLSREQDIERLLAAVGEMVEHAHEPR